One region of Juglans microcarpa x Juglans regia isolate MS1-56 chromosome 7S, Jm3101_v1.0, whole genome shotgun sequence genomic DNA includes:
- the LOC121240296 gene encoding DEAD-box ATP-dependent RNA helicase 41 isoform X2, whose product MADGNEDNQCKSPMVSTDVNVSTDKIKERCTDQREALVGEPKCVMCGRYGEYICDETDDDICSLECKQALLCRVVNSQSLVGIQTPKILPATDECFYVRENSNSGSQSLTMDETKSLRSKLEIQVRGELAVAPILSFSSCNLPQRLLQNIDTAGYDMPTPVQMQAIPAALIGKNLLVSADTGSGKTASFLIPIVSHCANIRLERSSNWKNPLAMVLTPTRELCIQVEEHAKLLAKSLPFKTALVVGGDAMAGQRHRIEGGVELIIGTPGRLIDLLSKHDIELDDVKIFVLDEVDSMLQRGFRDQAMQIFQALSQPQVLMYSATISQEEVKMASTMAKDIVFISVGKPNRPSKAVKQLAIWVESKNKKQKLFDILISKKHFMPPVVVYVGSRVGADLLSDAIAVSTGMKALSIHGEKSMKERREIMRSFLMGEVPILVATGVLGRGVDLLAVRQVIVFDMPNSVKEYIHQIGRASRLGEEGTAIAFVNEESKNIFPELIKILKSAGAAVPRELITSRYAAGSFSSGKGQKRRKHGC is encoded by the coding sequence ACAAAATTAAAGAGAGGTGTACGGACCAGAGAGAAGCCCTCGTGGGGGAGCCTAAATGTGTTATGTGTGGCCGCTATGGAGAGTATATATGTGATGAGACAGATGATGATATTTGCAGTTTGGAATGTAAACAAGCCCTCCTATGCAGGGTTGTCAACTCACAATCATTAGTTGGTATCCAAACTCCTAAAATATTACCTGCAACTGATGAGTGTTTTTATGTTAGAGAGAACAGTAACTCAGGATCTCAATCTTTAACCATGGATGAGACTAAGTCGCTTAGAAGCAAACTTGAAATTCAGGTGAGGGGTGAATTGGCCGTGGCACCCATCTtatcattctcttcatgtaATCTTCCTCAGAGGCTTCTTCAAAATATAGACACGGCAGGATATGACATGCCCACACCTGTGCAGATGCAAGCAATCCCAGCTGCTTTGATAGGCAAAAACCTTCTTGTTTCGGCTGACACGGGCTCAGGGAAAACAGCTTCCTTTCTCATTCCTATTGTTTCTCATTGTGCAAATATTCGCCTTGAGAGGTCCTCAAACTGGAAAAATCCATTAGCAATGGTTCTAACACCAACTAGGGAGCTCTGTATACAGGTTGAAGAACATGCCAAGTTACTTGCAAAGAGTTTGCCTTTCAAAACTGCACTTGTTGTTGGTGGTGATGCTATGGCTGGTCAACGACATCGCATTGAGGGAGGAGTGGAACTAATCATTGGAACTCCAGGGAGGCTTATTGATCTTTTATCCAAGCATGATATTGAACTAGATGATGTAAAGATATTTGTACTGGATGAGGTGGATTCTATGCTTCAAAGGGGTTTCCGAGATCAGGCCATGCAAATCTTTCAGGCTCTATCACAACCCCAGGTCTTGATGTATTCAGCAACAATCTCCCAAGAGGAAGTAAAGATGGCTAGCACTATGGCGAAAGATATTGTTTTCATCTCTGTTGGCAAGCCTAACAGACCAAGTAAGGCTGTGAAGCAGCTAGCTATCTGGGTTGAGTCAAAGaataaaaagcaaaagcttTTCGACATTTTAATCAGCAAGAAGCATTTTATGCCACCTGTTGTGGTGTATGTTGGTTCGAGAGTTGGGGCAGATCTCCTATCTGATGCAATTGCAGTCAGCACTGGGATGAAAGCTTTATCAATCCATGGGGAAAAGTCCATGAAGGAGAGGAGAGAAATCATGCGGTCATTTTTAATGGGAGAGGTTCCTATTCTTGTGGCCACTGGGGTTTTGGGTCGTGGTGTTGATCTCTTGGCTGTGAGACAGGTAATAGTGTTTGACATGCCTAATTCCGTCAAGGAGTACATCCATCAGATAGGGAGGGCGTCCAGATTGGGAGAGGAGGGCACTGCAATTGCATTTGTGAATGAAGAAAGTAAGAATATATTTCCAGAGCTGATTAAGATCTTAAAATCTGCTGGAGCAGCTGTACCTCGGGAGCTCATTACTTCACGATATGCAGCTGGTTCATTCTCTAGTGGCAAGGGCCAGAAAAGGAGAAAGCATGGCTGCTGA
- the LOC121240296 gene encoding DEAD-box ATP-dependent RNA helicase 41 isoform X1: MADGNEDNQCKSPMVSTDVNVSTADKIKERCTDQREALVGEPKCVMCGRYGEYICDETDDDICSLECKQALLCRVVNSQSLVGIQTPKILPATDECFYVRENSNSGSQSLTMDETKSLRSKLEIQVRGELAVAPILSFSSCNLPQRLLQNIDTAGYDMPTPVQMQAIPAALIGKNLLVSADTGSGKTASFLIPIVSHCANIRLERSSNWKNPLAMVLTPTRELCIQVEEHAKLLAKSLPFKTALVVGGDAMAGQRHRIEGGVELIIGTPGRLIDLLSKHDIELDDVKIFVLDEVDSMLQRGFRDQAMQIFQALSQPQVLMYSATISQEEVKMASTMAKDIVFISVGKPNRPSKAVKQLAIWVESKNKKQKLFDILISKKHFMPPVVVYVGSRVGADLLSDAIAVSTGMKALSIHGEKSMKERREIMRSFLMGEVPILVATGVLGRGVDLLAVRQVIVFDMPNSVKEYIHQIGRASRLGEEGTAIAFVNEESKNIFPELIKILKSAGAAVPRELITSRYAAGSFSSGKGQKRRKHGC; this comes from the coding sequence CAGACAAAATTAAAGAGAGGTGTACGGACCAGAGAGAAGCCCTCGTGGGGGAGCCTAAATGTGTTATGTGTGGCCGCTATGGAGAGTATATATGTGATGAGACAGATGATGATATTTGCAGTTTGGAATGTAAACAAGCCCTCCTATGCAGGGTTGTCAACTCACAATCATTAGTTGGTATCCAAACTCCTAAAATATTACCTGCAACTGATGAGTGTTTTTATGTTAGAGAGAACAGTAACTCAGGATCTCAATCTTTAACCATGGATGAGACTAAGTCGCTTAGAAGCAAACTTGAAATTCAGGTGAGGGGTGAATTGGCCGTGGCACCCATCTtatcattctcttcatgtaATCTTCCTCAGAGGCTTCTTCAAAATATAGACACGGCAGGATATGACATGCCCACACCTGTGCAGATGCAAGCAATCCCAGCTGCTTTGATAGGCAAAAACCTTCTTGTTTCGGCTGACACGGGCTCAGGGAAAACAGCTTCCTTTCTCATTCCTATTGTTTCTCATTGTGCAAATATTCGCCTTGAGAGGTCCTCAAACTGGAAAAATCCATTAGCAATGGTTCTAACACCAACTAGGGAGCTCTGTATACAGGTTGAAGAACATGCCAAGTTACTTGCAAAGAGTTTGCCTTTCAAAACTGCACTTGTTGTTGGTGGTGATGCTATGGCTGGTCAACGACATCGCATTGAGGGAGGAGTGGAACTAATCATTGGAACTCCAGGGAGGCTTATTGATCTTTTATCCAAGCATGATATTGAACTAGATGATGTAAAGATATTTGTACTGGATGAGGTGGATTCTATGCTTCAAAGGGGTTTCCGAGATCAGGCCATGCAAATCTTTCAGGCTCTATCACAACCCCAGGTCTTGATGTATTCAGCAACAATCTCCCAAGAGGAAGTAAAGATGGCTAGCACTATGGCGAAAGATATTGTTTTCATCTCTGTTGGCAAGCCTAACAGACCAAGTAAGGCTGTGAAGCAGCTAGCTATCTGGGTTGAGTCAAAGaataaaaagcaaaagcttTTCGACATTTTAATCAGCAAGAAGCATTTTATGCCACCTGTTGTGGTGTATGTTGGTTCGAGAGTTGGGGCAGATCTCCTATCTGATGCAATTGCAGTCAGCACTGGGATGAAAGCTTTATCAATCCATGGGGAAAAGTCCATGAAGGAGAGGAGAGAAATCATGCGGTCATTTTTAATGGGAGAGGTTCCTATTCTTGTGGCCACTGGGGTTTTGGGTCGTGGTGTTGATCTCTTGGCTGTGAGACAGGTAATAGTGTTTGACATGCCTAATTCCGTCAAGGAGTACATCCATCAGATAGGGAGGGCGTCCAGATTGGGAGAGGAGGGCACTGCAATTGCATTTGTGAATGAAGAAAGTAAGAATATATTTCCAGAGCTGATTAAGATCTTAAAATCTGCTGGAGCAGCTGTACCTCGGGAGCTCATTACTTCACGATATGCAGCTGGTTCATTCTCTAGTGGCAAGGGCCAGAAAAGGAGAAAGCATGGCTGCTGA